One part of the Enterococcus sp. DIV1094 genome encodes these proteins:
- a CDS encoding iron-sulfur cluster biosynthesis family protein, whose amino-acid sequence MEFIVSKEAEELLRRKVNENEQLLLDVEDGDGPFANSRITCQIDTSFRLIIVNKETSADLSLYSEVVDTQMGPIKIKKSALVYLDNPTTLAVEPTYKSLQLKGPGGIIKNNVQIVTSNI is encoded by the coding sequence ATGGAATTTATCGTATCAAAAGAAGCAGAAGAACTGCTTCGTAGAAAAGTGAATGAGAATGAACAATTATTGCTGGATGTAGAAGACGGAGATGGACCATTTGCAAATAGCCGAATCACTTGCCAAATCGATACTTCTTTTCGTCTGATTATTGTAAACAAAGAGACATCAGCAGATTTGAGCTTATATTCTGAAGTAGTTGATACTCAAATGGGACCAATAAAAATCAAGAAAAGTGCGTTAGTTTATTTAGATAATCCGACAACTTTAGCGGTAGAACCAACTTACAAGAGTCTACAACTAAAAGGTCCTGGAGGAATCATCAAAAACAATGTTCAAATCGTTACATCAAATATTTAA
- a CDS encoding GNAT family N-acetyltransferase yields the protein MELLINRNLVFAENRVIETERLILRPVALEDSEDIFEYAHDEETCRFVFPRHQSIEDTKINVANFFMTAPLGKYAIEWKENGKMIGTIDLRIQEGDDTGELGYALNKKYWGKGIMPEAGKALIDLGFEKMGLVRIFAYYNIKNSKSGRVMDKLGMREEAVIPDAKREKGELISMVLKGITQKMWLESKQKTS from the coding sequence ATGGAATTATTGATCAATCGAAACTTGGTATTTGCTGAAAATCGTGTGATAGAAACGGAACGTTTAATTTTAAGACCAGTTGCACTAGAAGATTCAGAGGATATATTTGAATATGCCCATGATGAAGAAACATGTCGCTTCGTTTTCCCTCGCCATCAGTCAATTGAAGATACAAAAATCAATGTGGCCAATTTTTTTATGACGGCACCACTTGGGAAGTATGCCATTGAATGGAAAGAAAACGGGAAGATGATCGGTACGATCGATTTGCGGATACAAGAAGGCGATGATACGGGTGAACTAGGTTATGCGTTAAATAAAAAGTATTGGGGAAAAGGAATCATGCCAGAAGCCGGAAAAGCCCTAATTGATCTTGGTTTTGAAAAGATGGGACTCGTAAGGATTTTTGCTTATTATAATATAAAAAATAGTAAATCAGGTCGAGTGATGGATAAGCTAGGGATGAGAGAAGAAGCTGTGATCCCTGATGCGAAACGCGAAAAAGGAGAACTCATTTCAATGGTTCTTAAAGGAATTACCCAAAAAATGTGGTTAGAAAGTAAACAAAAAACAAGTTAG
- a CDS encoding SMI1/KNR4 family protein — MINEYNRAKKIIEENKNIADDFGGASDTLIRSAQLELELQFPKDYQLFLSSFGALTFGSIEIYGVFREDFKNSGVPDTVWATLNERKLVNMPRHLVILYNTGMGEMYCLNYKELNGNDEPKITSYFPGFPEESQNNEVLYNDFGEFLLDMVKDEIN, encoded by the coding sequence ATGATCAATGAGTACAATAGGGCAAAAAAAATAATAGAAGAAAATAAGAATATAGCAGACGATTTTGGTGGCGCTTCTGATACTCTCATACGGTCGGCCCAACTAGAGCTTGAATTACAATTTCCAAAAGATTATCAACTTTTTTTATCATCTTTTGGTGCTTTAACGTTTGGCTCAATTGAAATTTACGGGGTTTTCAGAGAGGATTTTAAAAATTCTGGTGTTCCTGATACCGTTTGGGCAACTTTGAATGAACGGAAATTAGTAAATATGCCAAGGCACTTAGTTATTTTGTATAACACTGGAATGGGAGAAATGTATTGCTTGAATTATAAAGAATTAAATGGAAATGATGAACCTAAAATAACCTCATATTTCCCAGGTTTCCCTGAAGAATCGCAAAATAATGAAGTTTTATACAATGATTTTGGAGAATTTCTTCTAGATATGGTAAAAGACGAAATCAATTAA
- the relB gene encoding type II toxin-antitoxin system RelB family antitoxin — translation MATITVRVTEDEKKFLDEMAKFEGKSLSDLLKTKTLDALEDTYDAKIGDLVYEEYLKDKKSSDLSVILEKYDIGEKMIYLVNTIAIFDK, via the coding sequence ATGGCAACAATTACAGTTCGTGTGACAGAAGATGAGAAAAAATTTTTGGATGAAATGGCTAAATTTGAAGGAAAGAGTCTATCTGATTTACTTAAAACAAAAACATTAGATGCTTTAGAAGATACCTATGATGCAAAAATAGGAGATTTGGTCTATGAAGAATATTTGAAAGATAAAAAGTCGAGTGATTTATCTGTCATTTTAGAGAAGTATGATATAGGTGAAAAAATGATTTACTTGGTAAATACAATAGCCATCTTCGATAAGTAA
- a CDS encoding metallophosphoesterase, whose protein sequence is MGNLAIISDLHVDINQFGEAELLILWNVLQQKKITRLHLAGDTANKVDRCVAVAEFFAERLPTTFHFGNHELADVTGEAMISHFPDAHFLNERYIPLNEDTVLLGINGWYDYQFSEETDVNKIVRMKRLYWYDRLIEREGTDLEVNERVLEATRSLLDTLRKKNLNVILSTHFVPKQEFIVYQNAPYERWNQLNAFLGSASFGQLLDQYDNLQQVVFGHTHRRFEDKSLQGTTYSCRPFGYYYEWQLTRDFINEYQLIDRYNPMKLRVLLRTHRPEFKEYQLQHLKQEFEQALTVIAY, encoded by the coding sequence ATGGGGAATTTAGCAATCATCAGTGACTTACATGTCGATATCAATCAATTTGGTGAGGCTGAATTACTGATTTTATGGAACGTCTTACAACAAAAAAAGATTACTCGGCTACACTTGGCTGGTGATACTGCCAATAAAGTAGATCGCTGTGTCGCTGTCGCTGAATTTTTTGCAGAGCGGCTACCGACGACTTTTCACTTTGGGAATCATGAGTTAGCCGATGTCACTGGTGAAGCGATGATCAGTCATTTTCCAGATGCGCATTTTTTGAATGAACGCTATATCCCACTAAACGAAGATACCGTATTATTAGGTATCAACGGTTGGTATGATTACCAATTTTCAGAAGAAACAGACGTGAATAAAATCGTTCGGATGAAGCGTTTATACTGGTATGATCGTTTGATCGAACGAGAAGGCACGGATTTAGAAGTGAATGAACGAGTATTGGAAGCGACAAGATCCTTATTGGATACTTTGCGTAAAAAGAATTTAAATGTGATCTTATCGACGCATTTTGTTCCGAAACAAGAGTTCATTGTTTACCAAAATGCTCCTTATGAACGGTGGAACCAACTCAACGCGTTCTTAGGATCAGCTTCATTTGGGCAATTACTGGATCAATATGACAATCTTCAACAAGTTGTGTTTGGCCATACGCATCGGCGATTTGAGGATAAATCCCTTCAAGGAACGACGTATAGTTGCCGTCCTTTTGGCTATTATTACGAATGGCAATTGACGCGGGATTTCATCAACGAGTATCAATTGATTGATCGCTACAACCCAATGAAATTGCGTGTATTATTGCGTACCCATCGTCCAGAATTTAAGGAGTACCAATTGCAACATTTAAAACAAGAGTTTGAACAAGCGTTAACAGTGATTGCTTACTGA
- a CDS encoding ABC transporter ATP-binding protein, with protein sequence MINLKMVDKRYQGKTVIDSLQLEISDQQLTAFIGPNGAGKSTVLSMISRLIPKDAGEIYLDHNEVKAWKSKEMAKKLAILKQSNEISMKITVEELVSFGRFPYSKGKLTTKDHEIIEESLQHLGLETMKDQTIGTLSGGQLQRAYIAMVLAQDTDYILLDEPLNNLDMNFAVQIMQILKRLVQELGKTIIIVLHDINFAASYADEIIAMKQGKLFRQGKTNDIIKKEVLDQLYEMDIRICEIEGRRFCLYF encoded by the coding sequence ATGATCAATTTAAAGATGGTCGATAAACGTTACCAAGGAAAAACAGTCATTGATTCCTTGCAATTAGAAATCTCGGATCAACAATTGACTGCCTTTATCGGTCCTAATGGTGCTGGTAAATCAACGGTTCTATCCATGATCAGTCGTTTGATTCCTAAAGATGCCGGTGAGATCTACTTGGATCACAACGAAGTAAAAGCTTGGAAGTCAAAAGAAATGGCAAAAAAGCTAGCGATTTTAAAACAATCAAATGAGATCAGTATGAAAATAACGGTCGAAGAACTTGTGTCATTTGGACGTTTTCCTTATTCAAAAGGAAAGCTGACTACAAAAGACCATGAAATCATTGAAGAATCACTCCAACATCTAGGGTTAGAAACGATGAAAGACCAAACGATCGGCACACTTTCTGGAGGACAACTACAACGAGCGTATATTGCGATGGTTCTTGCACAAGATACAGATTATATTCTATTGGATGAACCACTCAATAATTTAGATATGAATTTTGCAGTACAAATCATGCAAATTTTAAAGCGCCTTGTACAGGAATTAGGAAAAACCATCATCATTGTGTTACATGATATCAATTTTGCGGCGAGTTATGCCGATGAGATCATTGCAATGAAACAAGGGAAATTATTTAGGCAAGGCAAAACAAACGATATCATCAAAAAAGAGGTTTTAGATCAATTATACGAAATGGACATTCGAATCTGTGAAATCGAAGGACGCAGATTTTGTCTTTATTTCTAA
- a CDS encoding siderophore ABC transporter substrate-binding protein produces MKKIVLGFLVMASLGLAACGNNEAQTSETTASSAVATDSKLTVKDSNGESVEVQQNPEKVVVFDNGSLDTLDALGVGDKVVGAATKNLPAYLEKYQEVESAGGIKEPDLEKINEMQPDLIIISGRQRDYQEQLSQIAPTLFLALDSEKPWESMQENVTTLGKIFDKETEADEKLADLNEKITEVKEKASALDQTALVTLVNEGQLSAYGSGSRFGLVHDLFGFKQADDQIEASTHGQSVSYEYVLEKNPGILFVIDRTQAIGGDTSNDNVAANELVAQTDAGKNDQVISLQPDVWYLSGGGLESMNLMIEDVNQALK; encoded by the coding sequence ATGAAGAAAATAGTTTTAGGATTTTTAGTCATGGCATCATTAGGATTAGCTGCATGTGGAAATAACGAAGCACAAACGAGTGAAACAACAGCATCAAGCGCCGTAGCAACAGATTCCAAGTTAACAGTCAAAGACAGTAATGGTGAATCTGTCGAAGTGCAACAAAACCCTGAGAAAGTCGTGGTATTCGATAATGGCTCTCTAGATACATTGGATGCGTTAGGTGTGGGAGATAAGGTAGTAGGTGCTGCAACTAAAAATCTTCCTGCGTACTTAGAAAAATATCAAGAAGTTGAATCTGCGGGGGGCATCAAAGAACCTGATTTGGAAAAAATCAATGAGATGCAACCAGATTTGATCATTATTTCAGGTCGTCAAAGAGATTATCAGGAACAATTGAGCCAAATCGCGCCAACGTTATTTTTGGCGCTGGACTCAGAAAAACCTTGGGAATCAATGCAAGAAAATGTGACAACATTAGGAAAAATCTTCGATAAAGAAACAGAAGCAGATGAAAAATTAGCAGATCTTAACGAAAAAATCACTGAAGTAAAAGAAAAAGCGAGTGCGCTTGATCAGACAGCTTTAGTCACTTTAGTCAATGAAGGCCAGCTTTCAGCTTACGGATCAGGCTCACGTTTCGGATTAGTTCATGATTTATTTGGGTTTAAACAAGCAGATGATCAAATCGAAGCATCTACGCATGGTCAAAGTGTTTCTTACGAATATGTTTTAGAGAAAAATCCTGGAATTTTATTTGTGATCGACCGTACGCAAGCAATTGGAGGAGACACAAGCAACGATAACGTCGCTGCGAATGAACTAGTGGCGCAAACAGATGCCGGTAAAAATGATCAAGTGATTTCATTGCAACCAGACGTCTGGTATTTGAGCGGTGGTGGACTTGAATCAATGAATTTAATGATTGAAGACGTGAATCAAGCGTTAAAATAA
- a CDS encoding YueI family protein, with protein sequence MASDELKNHLDKGMYGTPLVNPEEQHKYLGTFRERCYLSMTVAEMNDPTNKAKFLEELEKRPEAFILINGTLPLDIQNQYIQLATKNQTKFTVVNDYVSEDPESIGLLIATKEAVNEPVIDVEEKYPTKQEEEEPKKKSFWNRLFK encoded by the coding sequence ATGGCATCAGATGAATTAAAAAATCATTTGGACAAAGGAATGTATGGCACGCCTTTGGTCAACCCAGAAGAGCAGCATAAATACCTAGGTACCTTCCGTGAACGTTGCTATCTTAGTATGACCGTTGCTGAAATGAATGACCCGACAAACAAAGCAAAGTTTCTAGAAGAACTAGAGAAACGACCAGAAGCATTTATTCTGATAAATGGGACCCTGCCCCTCGATATCCAGAATCAATACATCCAATTGGCAACGAAAAATCAAACGAAATTCACTGTTGTAAACGATTATGTTTCTGAAGATCCGGAAAGTATTGGTCTTTTGATTGCAACCAAAGAAGCGGTGAATGAACCCGTTATTGACGTAGAAGAAAAATATCCAACGAAACAAGAAGAAGAAGAACCAAAGAAAAAAAGCTTTTGGAACCGATTATTCAAATAA
- the gshAB gene encoding bifunctional glutamate--cysteine ligase GshA/glutathione synthetase GshB has protein sequence MNYKELLLHPRSLPFISQARFGIEREGQRVNFSGELATTNHPEIFGDRTYHPYIQTDFSETQVELITPVTDSINELFNYLEAIYDVASRSMADDEMIWPLSMPPALPEKDEDIMIAKLSNFEDVLYRRYLAKEYGKRKQMVSGIHFNFEFGDDLLQALYTQQAEFTDFAAFKTELYFKTAQNFLRYRWLITYLFGASPLSEDHYFVDKPAPVEPVRSIRNSSYGYTNHPNVKVSYASLQQYLSDIERMVEEGKLSEEKEFYAPIRFRGGKRVADLAKSGIRYIELRNIDLNPYARVGISQEQVQFLQSFLLYMLWTEHDVAVDRWVDEGEQRNEHVSLENPVTQTAFYDEGIRLLQGMKEMLVALGQSERLTMIDEMIEQFDHPAETLAGKIYQQAQQTSQHAFAYALGKQYEEESHERSYQLAGFREMELSTQILMFDAIQKGIQVKVLDESDQFLRLQHQDHIEYVKNANMTSKDSYIVPLIMENKTVTKKVLKEAGFRVPEGAEFDSIEEALTAYPRFAEQAFVIKPKSTNYGLGITIFKEGASLEDYQAGLAIAFREDTSVLVEAFMPGTEYRFFVIDGQVKAILLRVPANVVGDGKRTVEELVAEKNLDPLRGSHHRAPLELIQLGELEQLMLKEQGLTIHSVPAKDQVVYLRENSNISTGGDSIDVTDEFSEAYKQIAQQAVEALGAKISGIDLIIPDKDIDPQTDEQAYGIIEANFNPAMHMHVYPFAGKGRRLTMNVLELLYPEVIKTRKEN, from the coding sequence ATGAACTATAAAGAATTATTACTGCATCCTCGTTCACTGCCGTTTATTAGTCAAGCCCGCTTTGGGATTGAACGTGAAGGCCAACGTGTGAACTTCTCTGGAGAGCTGGCAACAACGAATCATCCTGAGATTTTTGGGGATCGTACGTATCATCCATACATCCAGACAGATTTTAGTGAAACTCAAGTCGAATTGATTACTCCGGTAACGGATTCTATCAACGAACTTTTTAATTATTTAGAAGCAATCTATGACGTCGCTTCACGCTCGATGGCAGATGATGAAATGATCTGGCCATTAAGTATGCCTCCTGCTTTACCTGAAAAAGACGAAGATATCATGATCGCAAAGCTTTCTAATTTCGAAGATGTCTTGTATCGTCGTTATTTGGCAAAAGAATATGGCAAACGCAAGCAAATGGTCAGCGGGATCCATTTCAACTTTGAATTTGGTGATGATCTTCTGCAAGCTTTATATACACAACAGGCAGAATTCACTGATTTTGCTGCATTTAAAACAGAATTGTATTTCAAAACAGCTCAGAATTTCTTGCGCTATCGTTGGTTAATCACTTATTTATTCGGAGCATCCCCTCTAAGTGAAGACCACTATTTCGTTGACAAACCGGCACCAGTAGAACCTGTGCGCAGTATTCGCAATAGTTCCTATGGTTATACGAACCATCCGAATGTCAAAGTATCGTATGCTTCTCTGCAACAATATTTGTCTGATATTGAAAGAATGGTCGAAGAAGGTAAATTATCTGAAGAAAAAGAATTTTATGCACCGATCCGTTTCCGTGGTGGAAAACGAGTAGCTGATTTGGCGAAATCGGGTATCCGCTATATCGAGTTGAGAAATATTGATTTAAATCCCTATGCACGTGTCGGTATCAGTCAAGAACAAGTGCAATTTTTACAATCGTTCTTATTGTATATGCTATGGACCGAACACGATGTAGCAGTTGATCGCTGGGTCGACGAAGGTGAACAGCGAAATGAACACGTATCGCTAGAAAATCCCGTGACTCAAACTGCTTTTTATGATGAAGGCATCCGTCTTCTTCAAGGGATGAAAGAGATGCTTGTGGCTTTAGGACAATCTGAGCGCCTAACAATGATTGACGAAATGATCGAACAATTTGATCATCCAGCTGAAACTCTGGCAGGGAAGATTTATCAACAAGCACAACAAACAAGTCAACATGCGTTTGCCTATGCTTTAGGAAAACAGTATGAAGAAGAAAGCCATGAACGATCCTATCAATTAGCAGGATTTCGTGAAATGGAGCTGTCGACACAAATCTTGATGTTTGATGCGATCCAAAAAGGCATCCAAGTGAAAGTATTAGATGAATCGGACCAGTTTCTACGCTTGCAACACCAAGATCATATTGAATATGTGAAAAATGCCAATATGACAAGTAAAGATAGCTACATCGTCCCATTGATCATGGAAAATAAAACAGTGACTAAAAAAGTTTTAAAGGAAGCCGGTTTCCGTGTACCTGAAGGAGCCGAATTCGATTCGATCGAAGAAGCTTTAACTGCTTATCCACGGTTTGCAGAACAAGCTTTTGTCATTAAACCGAAATCGACAAATTACGGATTAGGGATCACGATCTTTAAAGAAGGAGCTTCTTTAGAGGATTACCAGGCTGGTTTAGCAATCGCTTTTCGTGAAGATACTTCTGTACTGGTTGAAGCATTTATGCCAGGAACAGAATATCGTTTCTTTGTCATTGACGGCCAAGTAAAAGCCATCTTACTTCGTGTCCCTGCCAATGTTGTGGGTGATGGAAAACGAACAGTGGAAGAGCTTGTTGCTGAAAAAAATCTAGATCCATTAAGAGGAAGTCACCATCGAGCACCATTGGAATTGATCCAGTTAGGCGAACTCGAACAGTTGATGTTAAAAGAACAAGGATTAACAATCCATTCTGTTCCTGCAAAAGATCAAGTCGTGTACTTACGCGAAAATTCCAATATCAGTACAGGTGGGGATTCAATTGACGTGACGGATGAATTTTCCGAAGCATATAAACAAATTGCACAACAAGCGGTAGAAGCCTTAGGAGCAAAAATCAGTGGGATCGACCTGATCATTCCAGATAAAGATATTGATCCTCAAACAGATGAGCAAGCCTATGGCATCATCGAAGCCAACTTCAACCCAGCGATGCACATGCACGTCTATCCATTTGCTGGAAAAGGCAGAAGACTGACGATGAACGTGTTGGAATTGTTGTATCCTGAAGTAATCAAGACACGAAAAGAGAACTAA
- a CDS encoding iron chelate uptake ABC transporter family permease subunit yields the protein MGKKITSLFLLLVLLVIGVSIGYLTINTYGNWSFAWALRSKKIMAFILVALATSSATVSFQTITQNQFLTPSVLGLDSLYVLVQTVLFFLIGGVTMLQQTGTSFFLINVALMVGLSQLLFFFLLRKEQPNLFLLLMTGMILGTLFNSISTFLQVVMDPNEYDLLQGKLFASFGNVQTGYLIPAALLIGCCWLFLFYKRHYLDVFHLGKDQATNLGIETKRFQFAILCCVSLLTGTATALVGPITFLGFIVANVSYRLFATYRHGVLLVGSFLIAFLFLTGGQLIVEQVFGWNTTVSVVVEFTGGIYFITKLIRERKELR from the coding sequence ATGGGTAAGAAAATAACTAGTCTATTTTTACTTTTAGTGCTACTCGTGATCGGCGTGTCGATTGGCTATTTGACGATCAATACGTATGGCAACTGGTCGTTTGCTTGGGCGTTGCGGAGTAAGAAAATCATGGCATTCATTTTAGTCGCACTCGCTACAAGTAGTGCGACGGTCAGTTTTCAAACCATCACTCAAAATCAATTTTTGACCCCCTCTGTATTAGGGCTGGATTCGCTCTATGTCCTTGTTCAAACGGTCCTGTTTTTCTTGATCGGCGGCGTGACGATGCTCCAGCAAACAGGTACAAGCTTTTTCTTGATCAACGTAGCATTGATGGTGGGTTTAAGCCAGTTACTGTTTTTCTTTTTGTTACGAAAGGAACAACCTAACTTGTTCTTATTGTTGATGACAGGCATGATCCTAGGCACACTGTTCAATAGCATCAGTACATTTTTACAAGTAGTGATGGACCCAAATGAATATGATTTGTTGCAGGGGAAATTATTTGCTAGCTTTGGAAATGTCCAGACAGGCTATCTCATTCCTGCTGCACTATTGATTGGCTGTTGTTGGTTGTTTCTTTTCTACAAAAGGCATTATCTGGATGTCTTTCATCTAGGAAAGGATCAAGCAACAAATCTGGGGATCGAGACCAAACGTTTTCAGTTTGCGATTCTTTGTTGTGTCAGTTTGTTGACCGGTACAGCAACTGCTTTAGTTGGACCAATCACTTTTCTAGGGTTTATTGTCGCAAATGTCAGTTATCGCTTGTTTGCGACGTACAGACATGGTGTTTTGTTAGTCGGCAGTTTTTTGATTGCGTTCTTATTTTTGACCGGTGGCCAATTGATCGTTGAGCAAGTGTTTGGGTGGAATACGACGGTCAGTGTCGTTGTCGAGTTTACTGGCGGGATTTATTTTATCACGAAATTGATTCGAGAAAGGAAGGAACTAAGATGA
- a CDS encoding addiction module toxin RelE produces MIYEVKLTEKSKIDFQQLDNSQKQQILKSFMKIELHGMQTGQQLRGKLKDCRKLKHKRLGLRVIFRESNFGIEIIEIIAIGRRSDNEVYTIAEKRLGR; encoded by the coding sequence ATGATCTATGAAGTAAAATTAACAGAAAAATCAAAAATAGATTTTCAACAGCTCGATAATAGTCAAAAACAACAGATCCTCAAATCTTTTATGAAAATAGAGTTACATGGGATGCAAACCGGGCAACAATTACGTGGAAAATTAAAAGACTGTAGAAAACTAAAACATAAGCGTTTAGGATTAAGAGTTATATTTAGAGAATCAAATTTTGGTATAGAAATAATTGAAATCATAGCAATTGGTAGACGCTCAGATAATGAAGTCTATACAATAGCTGAGAAAAGATTGGGACGATAA
- a CDS encoding type II toxin-antitoxin system RelB/DinJ family antitoxin: protein MDTNKTKERLSINLDSELKKEVGSLLSDLGLDYTTAITIYFKQIAKKKKIPFELSTTSYYTIDEVAGQDWRNKVAEIKDEWE, encoded by the coding sequence ATGGACACAAATAAGACAAAAGAACGATTAAGTATCAATTTAGACAGTGAATTGAAAAAAGAAGTTGGTAGTTTATTATCTGATTTAGGGCTAGATTACACGACAGCAATTACGATTTATTTTAAGCAAATTGCCAAGAAAAAAAAGATTCCTTTTGAGCTTTCGACAACAAGTTATTACACGATCGATGAAGTTGCTGGGCAGGATTGGCGAAATAAGGTAGCGGAAATCAAGGATGAATGGGAATGA
- a CDS encoding ABC transporter permease has protein sequence MRVGRLIVLLVILSICSLFIGVSRVELMDIIRFEGQSMQLLLATRFPRTICLLLVGATSSICGLIMQHLTQNKFVSPTTAGTMDSARLGILMVMLFLPNASLWLRSATAFLFAFAGTLLFLSFSRFFPQKNQLMLPLIGVMLGNIIGSVATFFAYQFQLVQNMSSWLQGNFATVMRGNYELLYVTIPLLLILAFFAYQFTIVGLGESFAVNLGMNYRNMQLFGIGLVSLASAITLIMVGTIPFLGVIIPNITAKLYGDQVHKTLGITAIFGSMFLLICDMIARLVIFPYEIPVSVIVGIIGGVIFLYLLVRGRKHG, from the coding sequence ATGCGCGTGGGTCGCTTGATTGTTTTGTTAGTTATTTTAAGTATATGTTCGCTGTTTATTGGTGTGTCACGTGTCGAACTAATGGATATTATTCGATTTGAAGGTCAGAGTATGCAATTGTTATTGGCGACGCGTTTTCCGCGGACGATTTGTCTATTACTTGTTGGCGCAACGAGCAGTATTTGTGGCTTGATCATGCAGCATTTGACTCAAAACAAGTTTGTATCACCAACAACAGCAGGGACGATGGATAGTGCCAGATTGGGTATCTTAATGGTGATGCTCTTTTTACCGAATGCCTCTCTTTGGCTTCGTTCAGCAACTGCTTTTTTATTTGCTTTTGCCGGTACACTTTTATTTTTATCTTTTTCACGATTTTTCCCACAAAAAAATCAGTTGATGTTACCTTTGATCGGCGTGATGTTAGGAAATATTATTGGATCTGTTGCGACGTTTTTTGCGTATCAGTTTCAACTAGTGCAAAACATGTCATCTTGGCTGCAAGGCAATTTCGCCACAGTCATGCGGGGAAATTATGAGTTGTTATATGTCACGATTCCGTTATTACTTATTTTAGCTTTTTTTGCGTATCAATTTACGATCGTAGGATTAGGGGAATCTTTTGCAGTGAATTTAGGGATGAATTATCGCAACATGCAATTATTTGGGATCGGCCTCGTTTCTTTAGCCAGTGCGATTACATTGATCATGGTTGGTACCATTCCTTTTCTAGGTGTGATCATTCCGAATATCACCGCAAAGCTTTATGGGGATCAAGTACATAAAACATTGGGTATCACAGCGATTTTTGGAAGTATGTTTTTGCTGATTTGTGATATGATTGCGCGTCTTGTGATTTTTCCTTATGAGATTCCAGTCAGTGTGATCGTGGGGATCATCGGTGGCGTGATTTTCCTTTACTTGTTAGTAAGGGGGCGCAAGCATGGGTAA